From Methanobacterium congolense, one genomic window encodes:
- a CDS encoding thymidylate synthase, which produces MITVKTAMAQDAWKTVIHHIMESGIDVEDEGNFITKELLNVVVTVEDPSNSKPPESYSWSGEKLKKYQKQFLDPENIGLPYTYGSRFREHFGLKVGRDTYRVRTDQVESVIKRLKENPTTRKAVMTSFDPSIDQYQDEVPSMILVDFKLRQNRLHTTAVWRSHDIYGEWIPNFFRLKGLSVYVADALGIKLGSITIHSVSAYIYKNNFKGALKIK; this is translated from the coding sequence ATGATTACAGTTAAAACAGCCATGGCTCAGGATGCATGGAAAACAGTGATCCATCATATAATGGAAAGCGGAATTGATGTTGAAGACGAGGGGAATTTCATTACAAAGGAACTGTTGAACGTTGTTGTAACGGTTGAAGATCCCTCAAACTCCAAACCTCCTGAAAGTTACTCATGGAGTGGTGAAAAACTTAAAAAGTATCAAAAACAATTTTTAGACCCTGAAAACATTGGGCTTCCATACACCTACGGCAGCAGATTCAGGGAGCACTTCGGACTTAAAGTGGGTAGGGACACCTATCGTGTAAGAACAGATCAGGTTGAATCAGTTATAAAACGTCTCAAGGAGAATCCAACAACCCGTAAAGCTGTAATGACATCATTCGATCCTTCTATAGATCAGTACCAGGATGAAGTACCTTCCATGATTCTGGTGGATTTTAAACTGAGACAGAACCGACTCCATACAACTGCAGTCTGGAGAAGCCATGATATATATGGAGAGTGGATTCCAAATTTCTTTAGACTTAAAGGCCTTTCAGTTTACGTTGCAGACGCATTAGGAATAAAATTAGGGTCAATTACAATTCACTCAGTAAGTGCATACATCTATAAAAACAACTTCAAGGGTGCTTTAAAGATAAAATAA
- the mobA gene encoding molybdenum cofactor guanylyltransferase has product MKSCIILCGGMSTRMGQDKGSMLIEGKPMILHVIETVSDIVDEIIVVLRDAERVETYKNILEFMNLDFGVELKAGLKFCTDITMDEGPLVGILTGLSHIKSNRALVLPCDSPYVSKSFILKMFQLSEDEEYDAVVPRYLDGKMEPLHSIYRKRSEGIIQKILENGFRDVRSLLSRSKVKFVDAESVDETGRSFQNMNRAEDIPPNDIE; this is encoded by the coding sequence ATGAAATCATGCATAATTCTCTGCGGTGGAATGAGTACCCGCATGGGACAGGACAAGGGGTCCATGCTCATTGAGGGCAAACCAATGATACTTCATGTCATTGAAACTGTTTCAGATATTGTTGATGAAATTATTGTAGTTTTAAGGGATGCAGAGAGGGTTGAAACCTACAAAAACATATTAGAATTCATGAACCTTGATTTTGGAGTTGAATTAAAAGCAGGTCTGAAGTTCTGTACCGACATCACAATGGATGAAGGGCCCCTGGTTGGTATATTAACTGGGCTTTCACATATAAAATCTAATAGGGCTTTGGTTCTTCCCTGTGACTCACCCTACGTATCTAAATCCTTTATCTTAAAGATGTTCCAGCTATCAGAGGATGAGGAATATGATGCAGTTGTACCAAGGTATCTTGATGGTAAAATGGAACCCCTACACTCAATTTATAGAAAACGTTCCGAAGGTATCATTCAAAAGATTCTTGAAAATGGTTTCAGGGATGTCAGATCCCTCCTCAGCAGATCAAAGGTTAAATTCGTTGATGCAGAATCTGTTGATGAAACTGGAAGGAGTTTCCAGAACATGAACCGAGCTGAAGATATTCCACCCAATGATATTGAATAA
- a CDS encoding DUF4012 domain-containing protein: MRALFKLLIVVVLLLIAGASAVFYEYEQSVSAVGNLNGSYNILLLCDDPTEDNGTEGIGSVDMAFVLNVTDGKVMNVTTIYPGGLRSAVYTEPTDLGSGMLLLHDSLYGVNTTFGAERAQEIVEYNKGIKTDVVVMVTPDAVDALLAAVGPIEVNGQNQTITDSIGYIRNMTEQSTSTETRGEATSSIMNPIISAAEGNPTIYLNLAKVAIEQYHSGNIRVVPEDIVTQFTVDLGLKSVFGS; encoded by the coding sequence ATGAGAGCATTATTTAAACTACTTATCGTGGTGGTGTTACTGTTGATTGCTGGAGCCTCAGCTGTATTCTATGAGTATGAGCAGTCAGTATCTGCTGTCGGTAACTTGAACGGTAGTTATAACATCCTTCTTCTGTGTGATGATCCCACAGAAGATAATGGAACAGAGGGTATAGGATCTGTTGATATGGCATTTGTACTCAATGTTACAGATGGCAAGGTAATGAATGTAACAACAATTTATCCTGGAGGATTGAGAAGTGCTGTTTACACAGAACCAACAGACTTAGGTTCTGGAATGTTACTGCTTCATGACTCATTGTACGGTGTGAACACCACCTTTGGTGCTGAAAGGGCCCAAGAAATAGTGGAATACAACAAGGGAATAAAAACAGACGTGGTTGTGATGGTAACTCCCGATGCTGTAGATGCACTTTTAGCTGCTGTTGGCCCAATTGAAGTAAATGGTCAAAACCAGACGATCACAGATTCAATAGGTTACATAAGAAACATGACTGAACAATCAACAAGCACAGAAACAAGGGGCGAAGCCACAAGTTCTATTATGAACCCTATTATCAGCGCTGCTGAAGGCAACCCAACAATCTACCTTAACCTGGCAAAAGTTGCAATAGAACAGTACCATTCAGGAAACATCAGAGTAGTACCAGAAGACATAGTGACGCAATTTACAGTGGATTTGGGCTTAAAATCAGTTTTCGGAAGTTAA
- the guaB gene encoding IMP dehydrogenase, translated as MFSKKLKNAPTGYTFDDFLMVPSASTVEPKDIVTKTRISRNYNINIPVISSPMDTVTEAEMAIALAQEGGLGVIHRNMTINEQVEEVKKVKRSGDLTIRDVITISPESSIKEANEIMDEEEISGLPVVDNGRVIGIISRRDIKPIINADAHKKVADVMTEEVVTVTESATPEEALDVAYENKVERLPVVEDGAIVGIVTIKDILERKELPNASRDRKGRFLVAAAAGPFDLERAMALDEAGADIIAIDCAHGHNMDVVKFSRTMNENIDADLLVGNIATKEAAEDLIAQGVDGLKVGIGPGSICTTRIIAGVGVPQLTAVSDVADVAREYDVPVIADGGLRYSGDAAKAIGVGADAVMLGSLLAGTHEAPGEVVIMNGRKFKQYRGMGSLGAMTGGVGAGTDRYFQEVKGPMKHSKLVPEGVEGVVPYKGPVDEVIFQLIGGLKSSMGYCGAKDIQAMKENAKFVRITGSGMTESHPHDMLITNESPNYPTTRLL; from the coding sequence ATGTTCTCGAAAAAATTAAAAAACGCCCCAACAGGTTACACATTCGACGATTTTTTAATGGTACCTTCAGCATCCACTGTGGAACCAAAGGATATTGTAACAAAGACCCGCATCTCAAGAAACTATAATATCAACATACCTGTAATAAGTTCACCCATGGACACCGTGACAGAAGCTGAAATGGCAATAGCACTGGCCCAGGAAGGAGGTTTAGGTGTTATACACAGAAACATGACCATAAACGAGCAGGTAGAAGAGGTTAAAAAGGTTAAACGCTCTGGTGACCTTACGATAAGGGATGTTATAACCATAAGTCCTGAATCTTCCATAAAGGAAGCCAATGAAATAATGGATGAAGAAGAAATAAGTGGACTTCCAGTTGTGGATAATGGTCGTGTAATAGGAATAATAAGCCGCAGGGATATAAAACCCATAATCAACGCAGATGCCCACAAAAAGGTTGCAGACGTGATGACTGAGGAAGTTGTTACAGTCACAGAATCTGCCACACCCGAAGAAGCACTGGATGTTGCCTATGAAAACAAGGTTGAAAGGCTTCCAGTTGTTGAAGATGGTGCAATAGTTGGTATAGTAACGATAAAAGACATTTTAGAACGTAAAGAGCTTCCAAATGCTTCTAGGGACAGGAAAGGAAGATTTTTGGTTGCAGCTGCAGCAGGACCATTCGATCTGGAAAGGGCAATGGCATTAGATGAAGCAGGCGCAGATATAATAGCAATAGACTGTGCACACGGTCACAACATGGATGTTGTTAAGTTCTCAAGGACCATGAATGAAAACATCGATGCAGACCTGCTTGTAGGTAACATCGCAACCAAGGAAGCTGCAGAGGACCTAATAGCTCAGGGTGTTGACGGACTTAAGGTTGGTATAGGACCAGGATCCATCTGTACAACCCGGATAATAGCAGGGGTTGGAGTTCCGCAGCTCACAGCAGTATCAGATGTTGCAGATGTTGCAAGGGAATACGATGTTCCAGTTATAGCAGATGGTGGTTTAAGATACTCTGGAGATGCTGCAAAAGCCATAGGAGTTGGAGCTGATGCTGTGATGTTAGGAAGTTTACTCGCAGGAACACATGAAGCTCCTGGTGAAGTTGTTATAATGAACGGCCGTAAATTCAAACAGTACCGTGGAATGGGCTCATTAGGAGCAATGACAGGTGGAGTTGGTGCAGGAACCGACCGTTATTTCCAGGAAGTTAAGGGCCCAATGAAACACTCAAAACTCGTACCTGAAGGAGTTGAAGGAGTTGTACCCTACAAGGGACCTGTGGATGAAGTCATATTCCAGCTGATAGGTGGACTTAAATCTTCAATGGGATACTGCGGTGCAAAGGACATCCAGGCCATGAAGGAAAATGCAAAGTTCGTGAGGATAACAGGCAGTGGAATGACTGAAAGCCACCCACACGACATGCTCATAACCAACGAGAGTCCAAACTATCCAACAACAAGACTTCTCTAA
- a CDS encoding (5-formylfuran-3-yl)methyl phosphate synthase has translation MLLLISPINTEEAREAIEGGADIVDVKNPKEGSLGANFPWVIKSISELTPEGMYVSATLGDVPYKPGTVSLAAAGAVVSGADYIKVGLYGTKNYEEALEVMKNVVKTVKDFNEDAVVVAAGYADAHRVGAVDPMEIPRVAADAGADLAMVDTAVKDGKTLFDFMDEDTLTKFNNTIHDYGLKSALAGSVKKEQLEMLYNIGCDVVGIRGAACVGGDRNTGKIHRSAVGELKKMIENF, from the coding sequence TTGCTTCTCTTAATTAGTCCAATAAACACTGAAGAAGCACGTGAAGCCATAGAAGGCGGTGCTGACATAGTTGACGTCAAAAATCCAAAAGAAGGATCATTAGGTGCAAATTTTCCATGGGTAATCAAAAGCATAAGCGAATTAACTCCTGAGGGGATGTACGTCAGTGCAACACTGGGAGATGTGCCCTACAAACCAGGAACAGTATCACTAGCAGCAGCAGGAGCAGTTGTTTCAGGAGCAGACTACATAAAAGTGGGACTCTACGGTACCAAAAACTACGAAGAAGCCCTTGAAGTTATGAAAAATGTTGTGAAAACAGTTAAAGACTTCAACGAAGATGCGGTTGTTGTTGCAGCAGGATACGCTGATGCCCACAGGGTTGGAGCAGTCGACCCAATGGAAATACCAAGGGTTGCAGCAGATGCAGGTGCAGACCTTGCAATGGTTGACACAGCAGTTAAAGACGGTAAAACACTCTTCGACTTCATGGATGAAGACACTCTGACCAAGTTCAACAACACCATCCATGACTACGGCCTTAAATCTGCACTCGCAGGTTCCGTTAAAAAGGAACAACTTGAAATGCTCTACAATATTGGCTGTGACGTTGTTGGTATCCGCGGTGCAGCATGTGTTGGTGGAGACAGAAACACTGGAAAGATACACAGAAGTGCTGTCGGTGAATTGAAGAAAATGATAGAAAACTTTTAA
- a CDS encoding LUD domain-containing protein: MEVILAENSEEALQAVYDIVKDEKMVAKSKSNTAGEIGLSESLKTRGIDVLETDLGDRIVQFDPESRPSHPIGPASHLRMDDIARIVSMELEMEVEPEPRSILNAVKADVLEKLETCRVGITGANSIAAEDGAVVTVHNEGNITLVSMLDTHVIIAGIDKLVRSVEEAVSVVKLETIYATGKWVPAYMNVVSSPSKTADIEQIHLRGMYGPSRVVVILLDNGRRKALKEGSECLLCIGCGSCVATCPVYSVLGNEFGYRRHLGGKGVFLSQFIEDESVCYNSGLFYCTLCGLCTVECPVGIETNNLLEKTRAKLVKKGISNRKHGEIKDNIKKRGSPF; encoded by the coding sequence ATGGAAGTTATTCTTGCTGAAAATTCAGAAGAAGCACTTCAAGCAGTTTATGATATTGTTAAGGATGAAAAAATGGTTGCAAAGTCCAAATCCAACACTGCAGGTGAAATAGGACTTTCAGAGTCCCTGAAAACCAGGGGGATTGATGTGCTTGAAACTGACCTCGGCGACAGGATCGTGCAGTTCGACCCTGAAAGCAGACCCTCACACCCTATTGGTCCAGCATCACACCTCAGGATGGATGACATAGCAAGGATAGTTTCAATGGAACTCGAAATGGAGGTTGAACCTGAACCCAGATCCATACTCAACGCAGTGAAGGCAGACGTCCTTGAAAAGCTTGAAACCTGCAGGGTTGGAATAACAGGTGCAAACTCCATTGCAGCAGAGGATGGTGCAGTGGTGACGGTCCACAACGAGGGCAACATAACTCTGGTTTCCATGCTCGACACCCATGTAATTATTGCAGGCATAGACAAACTCGTTAGAAGTGTGGAAGAGGCTGTATCTGTTGTTAAACTTGAAACCATCTACGCAACTGGAAAATGGGTACCTGCCTACATGAATGTGGTATCCTCACCATCAAAAACAGCGGATATTGAACAGATACACCTCAGGGGGATGTACGGTCCAAGCAGGGTTGTTGTGATTCTTTTAGACAACGGGCGCAGAAAAGCCCTCAAAGAGGGAAGTGAATGCCTCCTGTGCATAGGCTGTGGAAGCTGTGTTGCAACCTGTCCAGTTTACAGTGTTCTGGGAAATGAATTTGGTTACAGAAGGCATTTAGGTGGTAAAGGTGTGTTTTTAAGTCAGTTCATTGAAGATGAATCTGTGTGTTACAATTCTGGACTTTTCTACTGCACATTATGTGGTCTTTGCACGGTTGAGTGTCCCGTAGGTATTGAAACCAATAATCTCCTGGAAAAAACCAGAGCAAAACTGGTTAAAAAGGGTATTTCAAATAGAAAGCACGGTGAAATTAAAGACAACATTAAAAAGAGAGGATCACCTTTTTAA
- a CDS encoding (Fe-S)-binding protein: MIYFRGCVVREKLPQIANATERILKKAGIEHEILEDENCCGSFLLRTGFHDDAIEVMEQTLKELEGRKILVSCAGCYNTLKNDYKNLLGVELDVIHTSQLFSQLIRKGKLTLQKTPMKVTYHDPCHLGRHSGVYDEPREVLEAAAELVEMKDSRERSHCCGAGAGVKSAFPQTANKIAKKRIKDAENTGADTIATACSFCILNLKDTVKNSSENNENVLKVKDLSEILLMGLEDERI, from the coding sequence ATGATATACTTCAGAGGTTGTGTTGTACGGGAAAAACTCCCGCAAATTGCCAATGCAACAGAGAGAATACTTAAAAAGGCAGGAATAGAACATGAAATCCTGGAGGATGAAAATTGCTGTGGATCGTTCCTACTACGAACAGGGTTTCATGATGATGCTATTGAGGTTATGGAACAAACCCTTAAGGAACTTGAGGGACGAAAGATACTGGTTTCATGTGCAGGATGTTACAACACCCTTAAAAATGATTATAAAAATCTCTTGGGGGTTGAACTTGATGTTATACATACGTCCCAGCTTTTCAGCCAGCTCATCAGAAAGGGTAAGCTCACACTTCAGAAAACACCCATGAAAGTTACCTACCACGATCCATGCCACCTGGGAAGGCATTCAGGGGTTTACGATGAACCAAGGGAGGTTTTAGAAGCTGCAGCAGAACTCGTTGAGATGAAGGATTCAAGGGAGAGGTCGCACTGCTGTGGTGCAGGTGCAGGCGTTAAATCTGCATTTCCACAAACAGCCAATAAAATTGCCAAGAAACGAATAAAAGATGCAGAGAACACAGGTGCTGACACCATCGCAACTGCATGTTCATTTTGTATTTTGAACCTTAAAGATACAGTTAAAAACAGCTCTGAAAATAATGAAAATGTTTTAAAGGTTAAAGACCTATCTGAAATTCTTCTTATGGGGTTGGAAGATGAAAGAATCTGA
- a CDS encoding glycosyltransferase, protein MLIKVTLGIVAKNEEENIASTLESITAQEFNHSYEVIVVDGNSTDKTREIAENVLKSSGIPYKVLNEADFGFYGLCFARNLVIDKSDPASGYIAFTDADCILAKDWLQKLYDSMEGTDGDIAGAGGPRLIAETNNKKELVINSFLTSFLASGGNPAFSKRRVRFIKSIANYNAIYKKEIISKFRYDEELIISDDNELNFRLQRAGYKFCYVPDAGVWHRETDSIREFARNMFSYGVNISNTVRKHRSMVRINVPVTVAFILYLILVTPLYVWMGILALIPLILYLIFAISVFFEISLKTKTLYSLMVFLLLPIQHLAYGLGVLYNLVLNSSNKR, encoded by the coding sequence ATGTTAATTAAGGTAACACTCGGAATAGTAGCCAAAAACGAAGAAGAGAACATAGCTTCAACTCTTGAAAGCATCACAGCACAGGAATTCAATCATTCCTATGAGGTCATAGTCGTTGATGGTAACTCAACTGATAAAACAAGGGAAATTGCAGAAAATGTTCTGAAAAGTTCAGGAATTCCTTACAAAGTTTTGAATGAAGCAGATTTTGGATTTTATGGACTTTGCTTTGCAAGAAACCTTGTTATAGACAAATCGGATCCAGCTTCAGGATATATAGCCTTCACAGATGCGGACTGCATCTTAGCCAAAGATTGGCTCCAGAAACTTTATGATTCAATGGAGGGGACTGATGGGGATATTGCAGGAGCTGGAGGGCCCCGTTTAATTGCAGAAACCAATAATAAAAAGGAACTTGTGATCAACTCTTTTTTAACATCTTTCCTGGCTTCAGGTGGAAATCCTGCCTTTTCAAAGAGGAGGGTTCGCTTCATCAAGAGCATAGCTAACTACAACGCAATCTACAAGAAAGAAATTATTTCAAAGTTTCGATACGATGAAGAACTCATCATCTCCGATGACAACGAACTGAACTTCAGACTTCAGAGGGCAGGCTATAAATTTTGTTACGTTCCTGATGCAGGGGTATGGCATAGGGAAACAGATTCTATCAGGGAGTTTGCACGTAACATGTTCAGTTATGGCGTTAACATATCAAACACCGTGCGAAAACACAGGAGCATGGTGAGGATAAATGTCCCTGTAACCGTGGCATTCATACTTTATCTGATTTTAGTTACACCATTATATGTGTGGATGGGTATATTGGCTTTGATTCCACTTATTTTATACCTAATCTTTGCGATCTCAGTCTTTTTTGAAATAAGCCTGAAAACTAAAACCTTATACTCCTTGATGGTTTTTCTGCTTCTTCCAATTCAGCACCTTGCATATGGATTGGGAGTTCTCTACAACCTGGTGTTGAATTCATCCAACAAAAGATAA
- a CDS encoding GDP-mannose 4,6-dehydratase, translated as MNWKEKNILITGISGFVGSYLAEELLKSGSNVFGLIQRRADGTKAKNMVDHGIEKDVKLLEGDLTDITSLANALDESQPDYIFHLAAQSFVPRSFKNPMETQTINSIGTANLLEAIRIKNCDPKIVFAGSSEEYGLVISSEEQHKQAQRQYGTIFPEPEKIPEIPITETNPLRPMSPYAVSKVHGDFLMRNYYHSYGLNTVVSRAFNHEGAGRGLMFVTSVITNQVMKLKFGETDKINIGNVNAFRDWSHVKDIIKGYMLLAQNGKSGEVYNQGSMRTNSILSYILLSLEHAGWNVNKIETFNGKKTIKDPTENDDNKVYGVKFDKTKVDNMMLEGNLEYSIEDKGILVDTDKGTITVEFNPDRFRPAEVPILFSNTEKIQKIGAKIDYKVKDIIKDQLNYYIKEGNRLY; from the coding sequence ATGAACTGGAAAGAAAAAAACATTCTCATTACAGGTATAAGTGGATTTGTTGGTTCTTATTTAGCAGAAGAGCTCCTTAAAAGTGGTTCAAATGTTTTTGGATTGATCCAACGCAGGGCAGATGGGACAAAAGCTAAAAACATGGTCGATCATGGAATTGAAAAGGATGTGAAACTCTTAGAAGGAGATTTAACTGATATAACTTCCCTTGCAAATGCACTGGATGAATCACAACCAGATTACATATTCCACCTTGCAGCACAATCCTTTGTACCACGATCATTCAAAAACCCCATGGAAACACAGACCATAAACTCCATAGGAACCGCAAATTTACTGGAAGCCATTCGAATCAAAAACTGTGATCCTAAAATAGTTTTTGCAGGTTCCAGTGAAGAATACGGACTTGTGATATCCTCAGAAGAACAGCACAAACAGGCGCAAAGACAATACGGAACAATATTCCCTGAGCCTGAGAAGATTCCGGAGATCCCTATAACAGAGACTAATCCTTTAAGACCCATGTCACCCTATGCAGTTTCAAAGGTTCATGGAGATTTTTTAATGAGGAATTATTACCATTCTTATGGTCTGAACACAGTTGTTTCAAGGGCTTTCAACCATGAAGGTGCAGGCAGAGGTTTGATGTTTGTAACATCCGTTATAACCAATCAGGTTATGAAGTTGAAGTTTGGAGAAACAGATAAAATAAACATTGGAAATGTGAACGCATTCAGAGACTGGTCACATGTGAAGGACATAATAAAAGGTTACATGCTCCTTGCTCAAAATGGTAAATCCGGAGAAGTTTACAACCAGGGATCCATGAGAACCAATTCAATTTTAAGTTACATTCTACTCAGTTTAGAACATGCAGGATGGAATGTAAACAAAATTGAAACATTTAATGGCAAAAAAACCATCAAAGATCCAACTGAGAATGATGACAACAAAGTTTACGGAGTTAAATTCGATAAAACCAAAGTTGACAACATGATGCTGGAAGGAAACCTTGAATATTCCATTGAAGATAAAGGAATCCTTGTGGATACGGACAAAGGAACAATCACGGTTGAATTCAACCCTGACAGGTTCAGGCCAGCTGAAGTTCCAATTCTATTCTCCAACACCGAAAAAATACAGAAGATCGGTGCAAAAATAGATTACAAAGTTAAGGATATTATAAAAGACCAGCTGAATTATTATATAAAAGAGGGGAATAGACTATATTAA
- a CDS encoding class I SAM-dependent methyltransferase, with amino-acid sequence MGNKESRWNDYNVEYAKDHEKKNPHDYWEFKAIFDLYEPKPTDKILEIGCNTGEFCNLLKERYNNKIYGIDINNDAIKMAIDKYPNLNFQNKDIFELKERYDIIYMQHVIEHLKEPEKALIKLRKDNLNCGGKLIITCPNKWAYFLKVYAWRKKTKFCYDPTHVTEFSPLTLSKLIKNAGYKKLKMFTKPLGFPFSYLISPDLYYSLPSWVFGGHIFLLCQI; translated from the coding sequence ATGGGAAATAAAGAAAGTAGGTGGAATGATTATAATGTGGAGTATGCAAAAGATCATGAAAAGAAGAATCCACATGATTATTGGGAGTTTAAGGCAATTTTCGATCTTTATGAACCTAAACCTACAGATAAAATTTTAGAGATAGGTTGCAATACTGGAGAATTTTGTAATTTACTGAAAGAAAGATATAATAATAAAATTTATGGAATAGATATTAATAATGATGCTATAAAGATGGCAATTGATAAATATCCGAATCTAAACTTTCAGAACAAGGACATTTTTGAACTAAAAGAAAGATATGATATTATATATATGCAGCATGTTATTGAGCACCTTAAAGAACCTGAAAAAGCATTGATTAAATTAAGAAAAGATAATTTGAATTGTGGAGGCAAGCTAATTATCACATGCCCTAATAAATGGGCTTACTTCCTAAAGGTATACGCATGGCGTAAAAAAACAAAATTTTGTTATGACCCCACACATGTCACTGAATTCTCTCCTTTAACCTTATCTAAACTCATAAAAAATGCAGGTTACAAAAAGCTTAAAATGTTTACTAAGCCTTTAGGTTTTCCCTTTAGTTATCTTATTTCGCCTGATCTTTACTATTCTTTACCTTCATGGGTGTTCGGGGGACATATCTTTTTGTTGTGTCAGATATAA
- a CDS encoding flippase, whose protein sequence is MSRIRTLAKNTTILFLGNMISYLLGFFTTIYTARYLGVQGFGILSLALSITGIFGVFTDLGLGTLTTREVSRNKSKANKYIGNTAVMKVFLAFLTFGLISLTVYILGYPQTVKNVVYIITLSVIFSAFTGIFNSIFQAFEKMEYMSLNIILNAVLMFTGVLTVIYYGLGIIALSAVYFISSGIILILTFLIYSWKFFLPKIHLDLNFWKPTLKEASFFGISSILIVIYFYIDSVMLSVMVGNSAVGIYNAAYKLIFVLLFIPNVFVTSIFPVMSQHFESSKNLLKLEYEKSVKYLFAIAMFIFVYGFVFADKIIVIIYGTSYTAAITALQTLIFVVPLIFITSLFGNILGAINRQRIITIVAVINVLLNVTLNLILIQKFSYIGASAATVATECLGFILMFVYISRYFFKISVTQNILKTTVSSILVLIFIYYLKINTNWIISAILGLFVYLSLLYVMRIVTKEDVEIFKGIL, encoded by the coding sequence ATGAGTAGAATAAGAACTTTAGCAAAAAATACGACAATACTATTCCTAGGAAATATGATAAGTTACTTATTAGGCTTTTTCACAACAATATACACTGCCAGATATCTTGGCGTTCAAGGATTTGGAATTTTGTCACTGGCATTATCCATTACTGGAATATTCGGAGTTTTTACAGATTTGGGATTAGGAACTTTAACTACTAGGGAAGTTTCAAGGAATAAGTCTAAGGCAAATAAATATATTGGGAATACTGCTGTTATGAAAGTATTTTTAGCTTTTTTAACATTTGGGCTCATTAGTTTAACCGTTTATATATTGGGGTATCCTCAAACTGTTAAAAACGTTGTATACATTATTACATTGTCGGTTATATTCAGCGCATTTACTGGGATATTCAACTCAATATTTCAAGCATTCGAAAAGATGGAATACATGTCTTTAAACATCATATTGAATGCTGTTTTAATGTTTACAGGTGTTTTAACTGTAATCTATTATGGACTTGGCATCATAGCGTTATCAGCAGTTTATTTTATTTCCAGTGGTATAATCCTAATTTTAACTTTCCTTATCTACTCATGGAAATTCTTTTTACCAAAAATCCATTTAGATCTAAATTTCTGGAAACCAACCCTTAAAGAAGCATCATTTTTTGGAATTTCCAGTATTTTAATTGTAATTTATTTTTATATAGATTCTGTAATGCTTTCAGTTATGGTAGGTAATTCTGCAGTGGGAATTTATAATGCAGCGTATAAACTCATTTTTGTCCTCCTATTCATACCTAATGTCTTCGTAACCTCTATTTTTCCAGTAATGTCACAACATTTTGAATCCTCTAAAAATCTGCTGAAATTAGAATATGAAAAATCCGTTAAATATCTATTTGCAATCGCCATGTTCATATTTGTGTACGGTTTTGTATTTGCAGATAAAATAATCGTTATTATTTATGGAACAAGTTATACTGCTGCTATAACAGCTTTACAAACATTGATATTCGTTGTACCCCTTATATTCATAACAAGTTTATTCGGTAATATTCTGGGAGCGATCAACAGACAAAGGATAATAACAATTGTTGCAGTAATAAATGTACTATTAAATGTGACTCTTAATTTAATTTTGATTCAAAAATTTAGTTATATTGGTGCTTCTGCCGCAACAGTTGCAACTGAGTGTTTAGGGTTTATTTTAATGTTCGTTTATATATCCAGATATTTTTTCAAGATTTCTGTGACTCAGAATATCTTAAAAACTACAGTTAGCAGTATTTTAGTTTTAATCTTCATTTATTACTTAAAAATTAATACAAACTGGATAATATCCGCTATTTTAGGATTATTTGTATATCTCTCACTCTTGTACGTTATGAGAATAGTTACAAAAGAAGATGTAGAAATTTTTAAAGGAATTTTATAA